One Armatimonadota bacterium genomic window carries:
- a CDS encoding helix-turn-helix domain-containing protein — translation MVHFFTPAEVARRMGVSRSTVLWWTDTHKLKALRTATGRRLIPARSLQKFTEDRARKTQAHAGLR, via the coding sequence ATGGTGCATTTCTTCACGCCCGCAGAGGTTGCTCGCAGGATGGGTGTCTCGCGGTCCACAGTCCTCTGGTGGACGGATACTCATAAGTTGAAGGCGCTCCGAACCGCAACAGGACGGCGTTTGATTCCAGCGCGGTCGCTCCAGAAGTTTACCGAGGACCGCGCGCGCAAGACACAGGCCCATGCGGGCCTGCGCTAA